From a single Deltaproteobacteria bacterium genomic region:
- the gloA gene encoding lactoylglutathione lyase, whose protein sequence is MRFLHTMIRVGDLEKSIKFYTEVLGMKLSRKKDYPDGKFTLAFLGFEDDPEFLELTYNWDTDKYDLGSGYGHMAFGVDDIYATCEKIEQAGGKVVRPPGPMKHGTTVIAFIEDPDSYKVELIERP, encoded by the coding sequence ATGCGTTTTTTACACACTATGATAAGGGTCGGGGACCTGGAAAAATCGATAAAATTTTACACCGAAGTGCTCGGCATGAAGCTCAGCAGAAAGAAAGATTATCCGGACGGAAAGTTTACGCTCGCGTTCCTGGGATTTGAAGACGACCCGGAATTCCTCGAGCTTACCTACAACTGGGATACCGACAAATACGATCTGGGGAGCGGCTACGGACATATGGCTTTCGGCGTGGATGACATATACGCGACATGCGAGAAGATCGAGCAGGCAGGCGGCAAAGTTGTCAGGCCTCCCGGACCCATGAAGCACGGCACGACTGTGATCGCGTTTATAGAAGACCCGGACTCCTATAAGGTGGAGCTTATAGAACGTCCTTAA
- a CDS encoding MaoC family dehydratase: protein MPRIGRAFNELKVGDVLSENITITETHVVKAAGLFNDYNALHTNEPDMKNARFGRRIVHGALTFSLIVGVYSKVFHDTDISTVEASIKFTAPVFINDTITMEWTVTGLDEKPKLNGGLVALSGEIRNTEGTVAATLEAKLLVGNETIFPLEN, encoded by the coding sequence ATGCCAAGGATCGGGAGAGCTTTTAACGAGCTTAAAGTAGGGGATGTACTCTCGGAAAATATTACAATAACCGAGACTCACGTAGTAAAAGCTGCCGGGCTTTTCAATGACTACAACGCACTTCACACAAACGAGCCCGACATGAAGAACGCCAGATTCGGCAGGAGGATAGTCCACGGAGCGCTTACGTTCAGTCTCATTGTTGGGGTTTACAGCAAGGTGTTTCACGACACCGACATATCCACCGTAGAGGCGTCCATTAAGTTCACCGCCCCCGTTTTTATAAACGACACAATTACAATGGAATGGACAGTGACGGGGCTGGACGAGAAGCCCAAGCTCAACGGCGGACTGGTCGCGCTATCGGGAGAGATAAGAAACACAGAAGGCACTGTTGCCGCCACACTCGAAGCGAAGCTGCTCGTGGGGAACGAGACGATTTTTCCTCTCGAGAACTAA
- the recR gene encoding recombination mediator RecR codes for MQRSGLPESISRLINELSKLPGIGEKNATRLAFHIFRSSGEYAESLARAIIDTKSKVILCGVCFNFASRSPCEICRDEERDQSSICVVEEPLDQLAVEKSREFSGKYHVLHGVISPIEGIGPEDLRIKELMRRFENQSIKEVIIATNPSVEGEATALYLAKLIKPLGVEVSRIAHGIPMGGDIEYIDEITLSKAIRNRKYI; via the coding sequence ATGCAGCGCTCAGGTCTGCCCGAATCGATCTCAAGGCTTATCAACGAACTCTCAAAGCTGCCGGGTATCGGGGAGAAAAACGCCACGAGACTCGCTTTCCATATATTCAGGTCTTCCGGGGAATACGCAGAGAGCCTCGCTCGCGCTATTATCGATACAAAATCCAAGGTTATACTGTGCGGAGTCTGTTTCAATTTCGCGTCCCGATCGCCATGCGAAATCTGCCGGGACGAGGAGCGGGATCAGTCGTCAATTTGCGTGGTGGAGGAACCCCTAGACCAGCTCGCTGTAGAGAAAAGCAGGGAATTCAGTGGGAAATATCACGTGCTTCACGGCGTTATATCTCCAATAGAGGGGATCGGTCCCGAGGATTTAAGGATAAAAGAGCTTATGCGGAGATTCGAGAACCAGAGCATAAAAGAAGTTATTATAGCTACCAATCCGAGCGTCGAGGGTGAAGCGACCGCTCTTTATCTGGCGAAGCTCATAAAGCCTCTCGGGGTAGAGGTGAGCAGGATAGCCCACGGCATCCCAATGGGCGGCGATATAGAATATATAGATGAAATAACATTAAGTAAAGCTATTAGGAATAGGAAGTATATATAA
- a CDS encoding YbaB/EbfC family nucleoid-associated protein, with product MKFGGGNIKNLLKQAGKMKEQMEKLQAEAGEKTIEASSGGGMVTVVAKAKGELISIKIEPEIVKDEDIEMLQDLITAAVNEALSRGQDLMKEEVSKLAGGMGLPPGLL from the coding sequence ATGAAATTCGGGGGAGGCAACATAAAGAATTTGCTGAAACAGGCGGGCAAGATGAAGGAGCAGATGGAAAAGCTCCAGGCCGAAGCCGGCGAAAAGACAATAGAGGCGTCTTCGGGCGGCGGGATGGTTACGGTTGTCGCCAAGGCAAAAGGCGAACTCATCTCCATTAAAATCGAGCCCGAGATAGTGAAGGACGAAGATATTGAGATGCTGCAGGACCTTATTACAGCCGCTGTTAACGAAGCCCTCAGCCGGGGGCAGGATCTCATGAAGGAAGAGGTTTCAAAACTCGCGGGCGGTATGGGGCTTCCCCCGGGTCTTCTCTAG
- the dnaX gene encoding DNA polymerase III subunit gamma/tau has translation MSYLVLARKWRPKNFDDIISQEFITRSLKNAVSTGKIAHAFIFSGPRGVGKTSTARILAKALNCQHGPTPDPCSACVFCTEISDGKSLDVIEIDAASHTGVNDVREIIENIKYLPASARYKIYIIDEAHMLSQSAFNALLKTLEEPPPHVLFMLATTEAHKIPVTILSRCQRYDFKKVPVDKIRENLSSITDAEGIDAEEETLYTVAQEADGSLRDALSLMDQLVATFGTKISHEEAIRILGVLDKALLKSAIEGILGKNPKSCIETLNLAIEKGINPKRFAEDLLRTLRYAVLIKTCGKEIVADLSDEDKDVIHNLIAGESVETLESLFNMMLEGAESVQRSFYPLPALELTLIKLATLVKTVPIENIINRIESLSGKIGSVPQQAPRFEEPRTDYKKTPESGASSKTNGTENKTEAVQKKPGSSEKSQSELIKFIKSKNAVMGTRLEQAKEIVLEESIFKIVFNRSLHPEYFRKKETLNALKNYLSEFYSGDTEVEIAESESSPGNDTEKGNEKTKENKNRIHDDPAIKDAIEIFGGRVVSVKPKQKE, from the coding sequence ATGTCCTATCTAGTCCTAGCGAGAAAATGGAGGCCCAAAAACTTCGACGATATAATCAGCCAAGAATTCATCACGCGCAGCCTCAAAAATGCCGTATCCACAGGAAAAATCGCCCATGCATTCATTTTTTCAGGCCCGCGCGGCGTGGGAAAGACCTCGACGGCGAGAATTCTGGCTAAAGCACTGAATTGCCAGCACGGACCGACACCCGATCCGTGCTCTGCCTGTGTGTTCTGCACGGAAATCTCGGATGGGAAGTCCCTCGACGTGATTGAAATAGACGCGGCTTCACACACAGGCGTGAATGACGTAAGGGAAATAATCGAGAATATTAAATATCTACCCGCATCAGCCAGGTACAAAATATATATAATCGACGAGGCTCATATGCTTTCGCAGTCCGCCTTCAACGCGCTCCTTAAAACACTCGAAGAGCCCCCTCCTCATGTGCTTTTCATGCTGGCCACAACCGAAGCTCACAAAATACCGGTGACTATACTGTCACGGTGCCAGAGATACGATTTTAAGAAAGTGCCTGTGGACAAAATAAGGGAGAATCTGTCCTCGATTACAGACGCCGAAGGTATCGACGCAGAGGAGGAAACCCTCTATACCGTGGCGCAGGAAGCGGACGGAAGCCTGAGGGACGCTCTCAGCCTGATGGATCAGCTTGTAGCGACATTCGGAACCAAAATAAGCCACGAAGAGGCGATCAGAATACTGGGTGTTCTCGATAAGGCGCTACTTAAGTCCGCCATAGAAGGAATTCTGGGCAAAAACCCCAAATCATGTATCGAAACACTCAACCTGGCAATTGAAAAGGGAATAAACCCCAAGCGCTTCGCAGAGGATTTATTGAGGACTCTCAGGTACGCGGTATTGATTAAAACGTGCGGGAAGGAGATTGTAGCCGATCTCTCGGATGAGGATAAGGACGTTATACACAACCTTATAGCCGGGGAGAGTGTAGAAACCCTGGAGTCCCTTTTTAACATGATGCTTGAGGGCGCGGAGAGTGTTCAAAGGTCATTTTATCCGCTGCCCGCGCTTGAATTGACCCTCATAAAACTCGCTACTCTTGTGAAGACAGTCCCGATTGAAAATATAATTAACAGAATAGAAAGCCTTTCGGGGAAGATCGGATCTGTCCCCCAGCAGGCACCAAGGTTTGAAGAGCCGCGGACGGACTATAAAAAAACACCCGAATCAGGGGCAAGCTCAAAAACTAACGGGACAGAGAATAAGACAGAAGCTGTCCAAAAAAAACCGGGCTCTTCGGAGAAGAGCCAATCCGAGCTTATTAAATTCATAAAGTCCAAGAATGCCGTTATGGGAACAAGGCTTGAGCAGGCAAAGGAAATTGTCCTTGAAGAATCGATCTTTAAGATAGTTTTCAACCGCTCTCTGCATCCTGAATATTTCAGGAAAAAAGAGACCCTGAACGCTCTCAAAAACTATCTGAGTGAATTTTATTCGGGAGATACGGAGGTTGAAATCGCAGAAAGCGAATCCTCTCCCGGAAACGACACCGAAAAAGGCAATGAAAAAACAAAAGAGAACAAGAACAGAATCCACGATGACCCCGCCATTAAGGACGCTATAGAAATCTTCGGAGGCAGGGTCGTGAGTGTAAAACCAAAACAAAAGGAGTAG
- a CDS encoding cytochrome c, whose protein sequence is MRKVLSLLLILIPCLLISVTTSTAGDKGDAAKGKEVFTNTCASCHGPEGKGDGVAAAALDPKPRDLSDSAYVSTLSNEHLYKVISEGGASVGLSPMMAAWGGVLSEQDINDVIAYIRQDICKCKYEKK, encoded by the coding sequence ATGAGAAAAGTATTGTCACTTTTATTGATATTGATTCCGTGTCTTCTTATATCCGTTACGACGAGTACGGCGGGGGATAAAGGGGATGCGGCAAAGGGGAAAGAAGTCTTCACCAATACATGCGCATCCTGCCACGGGCCCGAGGGTAAAGGGGACGGTGTGGCGGCGGCCGCGCTCGACCCGAAGCCCAGAGACCTGAGCGACAGTGCATACGTCTCGACACTCAGCAACGAGCATCTCTACAAGGTCATTAGCGAAGGCGGAGCCTCGGTCGGCCTTTCGCCCATGATGGCCGCATGGGGAGGCGTATTATCCGAACAGGACATAAACGACGTAATTGCGTATATAAGGCAGGACATCTGCAAATGTAAGTACGAAAAGAAATAA
- a CDS encoding enoyl-CoA hydratase/isomerase family protein produces the protein MSYTELSSAEGITTVTLNRPKVNALNEPFVDELKAVFGELGTDENTEAVILTGEGSFFSFGFDIPEFLDYKKEDFHRYVTKFSELVRNMFVFPKPAIAALNGHTVAGGCILALSCDYRVMAAGKAKIALNELTFGSTVFTSIVEMLRYAVGSRNSQYLLFGGKMHSAEEALALGLIDEVSSAGDLNDAARRTALDFAGRDKDAFVSVKKILRKPYLERMEREERASIKEFVNIWYSERTRDSLKKIEIRR, from the coding sequence ATGAGTTACACAGAATTATCCAGTGCGGAAGGTATTACGACCGTTACACTCAACCGGCCTAAGGTAAACGCCTTGAATGAGCCTTTTGTGGATGAGCTCAAGGCGGTTTTCGGTGAGCTCGGGACGGACGAAAATACTGAGGCGGTCATATTGACAGGGGAGGGGAGTTTCTTTTCCTTCGGTTTCGATATACCGGAATTCCTCGATTACAAGAAGGAGGACTTTCATCGTTATGTAACCAAATTCTCGGAGCTTGTGAGGAATATGTTCGTTTTCCCCAAACCGGCGATTGCGGCCCTTAACGGACATACCGTAGCAGGCGGGTGTATTCTCGCTCTCTCCTGTGACTACAGGGTGATGGCGGCGGGAAAGGCCAAAATAGCGTTAAACGAGCTCACTTTCGGCTCCACTGTCTTTACGAGTATAGTCGAAATGCTGAGATACGCTGTAGGATCACGAAATTCACAGTATCTTCTCTTTGGCGGTAAAATGCATTCAGCCGAAGAGGCATTGGCCCTCGGGCTTATCGACGAAGTCTCTTCCGCCGGGGATTTAAACGATGCGGCCCGGAGAACGGCGCTCGATTTCGCGGGCAGGGATAAAGACGCGTTTGTGAGCGTGAAGAAGATTTTAAGGAAGCCGTATCTGGAAAGGATGGAAAGAGAGGAAAGGGCCTCAATCAAGGAGTTCGTTAATATCTGGTACTCGGAGAGAACCAGGGATAGCTTGAAGAAGATTGAAATACGCAGGTAG
- a CDS encoding NUDIX hydrolase has translation MIKKWKVVKSEELDSNRVFATRKDTSVSPVTGKEHEFFIIDAPDWVNVVAVTPGEEIVLIRQYRHGIRSETIEIPGGIVDPGESPVEAAKRELIEETGYTSDEWIKIGEVVPNPAIQNNTCHTFLALSSRKIEEPSFDATEFIETFTAPVSEMSRLVSGGQIDHSLVVAAFHWFYLYNNS, from the coding sequence ATGATAAAGAAATGGAAAGTTGTTAAATCTGAAGAGCTTGATTCCAACAGGGTGTTCGCAACGAGGAAAGACACCAGCGTATCTCCTGTCACGGGTAAGGAGCACGAGTTTTTTATAATCGACGCCCCTGACTGGGTGAACGTGGTCGCCGTTACGCCCGGGGAGGAGATAGTGCTCATCAGGCAGTACAGACACGGAATCCGCTCGGAGACCATAGAGATTCCGGGCGGCATAGTTGATCCCGGCGAGTCTCCCGTGGAAGCCGCCAAGAGGGAGCTGATCGAGGAAACGGGTTACACCTCGGATGAGTGGATTAAAATAGGCGAGGTTGTTCCCAATCCCGCAATTCAGAATAACACCTGCCACACATTTCTTGCTCTGTCGTCAAGGAAGATAGAAGAGCCGAGCTTCGATGCGACTGAATTTATAGAGACCTTTACCGCTCCTGTCTCTGAGATGTCCCGTCTCGTCTCCGGTGGGCAAATCGATCATTCCCTGGTTGTTGCCGCGTTTCACTGGTTTTATCTCTACAATAACTCATGA
- the trmB gene encoding tRNA (guanosine(46)-N7)-methyltransferase TrmB codes for MKKLKEINPILDISEHLIPVDLPELFGNSGDCALEIGFGDGDFLSESAIRQPGKNFLGIEVKKRRFNKAVKTALRKGLGNIKFLHIDANVAVGEIFYPDSFSTVYINFPDPWPKDRHQKHRIINAEFLEKLSRVMKRNAKLDIASDHKDYIFNALARLNNITFFESEYRGSGYLNHVPERPLTTYEREFREEGRKIYYLMFTNNK; via the coding sequence ATGAAAAAGCTAAAGGAGATAAATCCGATACTGGATATTTCCGAACACCTCATACCGGTAGATTTGCCGGAGCTCTTCGGCAACTCGGGGGATTGCGCGCTTGAGATAGGTTTCGGAGACGGGGATTTTCTTAGTGAGAGCGCAATCAGGCAGCCGGGGAAAAATTTTCTCGGCATAGAGGTAAAAAAAAGAAGGTTTAACAAGGCCGTTAAAACCGCGCTCCGTAAAGGATTAGGGAATATCAAGTTCCTGCATATCGACGCGAACGTGGCAGTCGGAGAGATATTTTATCCTGATTCCTTTTCTACGGTTTATATCAACTTCCCTGATCCCTGGCCCAAGGACAGGCACCAGAAACACAGAATAATAAACGCGGAATTCCTTGAAAAACTCTCGCGAGTGATGAAAAGAAACGCAAAACTCGATATCGCGAGCGATCATAAAGATTATATTTTCAACGCGCTCGCGAGACTGAACAATATAACTTTTTTCGAAAGCGAATACCGGGGGAGCGGTTATTTAAACCACGTTCCCGAGCGCCCTTTGACAACTTACGAAAGGGAATTCAGGGAAGAGGGAAGGAAAATTTACTATCTGATGTTTACAAACAACAAATGA
- the aroB gene encoding 3-dehydroquinate synthase: MDKVKVNLKISEDKSYEIFIGEGVLERVARQAAEARLGHKFAIITDSNVESLYAGELLERFERAGIDISLISFPAGEMHKNRDTKAWIEDRMLEKGFGRDSAVIALGGGVVGDMAGYVAATYTRGIPYVQVPTSLVACVDSSIGGKTAVDTTHGKNLIGAFHQPWRVYIDLDTLLTLPEKEIREGLAEVIKYGVIEDRDLFVFLESDMDRVFSYDKEALGRIIRRSCEIKAVVVERDERESNLRKILNFGHTIGHAIENLSHYAISHGEAISIGMVAEGKLAVNMGLWGEGDLRRLAAVIRKAGLPAELPEGMEIGRIINTMRLDKKSRGGHIEMALPGGLGRMAQIEGNYGIRIEDSAIRDLV; encoded by the coding sequence ATGGATAAGGTTAAGGTCAATCTTAAAATCAGCGAGGATAAGTCGTACGAAATATTCATCGGCGAGGGCGTGCTTGAAAGAGTAGCCCGTCAGGCGGCGGAGGCCCGGCTTGGGCACAAATTCGCCATCATCACCGATTCAAACGTCGAATCCCTCTACGCCGGGGAGCTTCTGGAAAGGTTCGAGCGCGCGGGGATTGATATATCCCTCATTTCCTTCCCCGCGGGCGAAATGCACAAGAACAGGGATACCAAGGCATGGATCGAAGACCGCATGCTGGAAAAGGGGTTCGGAAGGGACTCGGCGGTGATAGCGCTCGGCGGCGGAGTTGTGGGGGACATGGCGGGATATGTAGCGGCGACATACACGCGGGGCATTCCGTATGTTCAGGTACCCACGTCGCTTGTCGCATGCGTCGATAGCTCGATCGGCGGGAAAACCGCAGTGGATACGACGCACGGGAAGAATCTCATCGGGGCTTTTCACCAGCCCTGGAGGGTGTATATAGACCTGGATACTCTTCTTACATTGCCGGAGAAGGAGATAAGAGAAGGGCTCGCAGAGGTTATAAAGTACGGAGTGATCGAGGACAGAGACCTGTTCGTGTTTCTCGAAAGCGACATGGACCGGGTTTTCTCCTACGATAAAGAGGCGCTGGGGCGTATAATCAGGAGAAGCTGCGAGATCAAGGCGGTTGTGGTAGAGCGGGACGAAAGGGAATCAAATCTGAGGAAGATCCTTAATTTCGGTCACACAATAGGGCACGCAATCGAGAACCTGTCCCATTACGCCATCTCCCACGGAGAGGCCATTTCCATCGGAATGGTCGCCGAGGGGAAGCTTGCCGTCAATATGGGCTTATGGGGAGAGGGTGATCTTCGGAGACTGGCGGCTGTTATACGGAAAGCGGGCCTGCCCGCGGAGCTGCCCGAGGGAATGGAGATCGGCAGAATCATTAACACCATGAGACTGGACAAGAAATCCAGGGGCGGGCACATAGAAATGGCGCTTCCAGGCGGGCTGGGAAGAATGGCGCAGATTGAAGGCAACTACGGGATTAGAATTGAAGATTCGGCTATCAGGGATCTAGTTTAA
- a CDS encoding diacylglycerol kinase family protein yields the protein MKKIGIILNPSAKINSRKTAVVLDAISGIFGDKALVRTTRSKNELPRVIKEFTGEGIRILLISGGDGTLCNVISDYIKISGEEELPVVVPLMGGTINMIGADAGLRDNQLTLCKKIKDRVSGNGSIAVTERGLLRIKDDKLPEPVYGFSWIDGLLYRFLLDYYNQGAGIQVASIMTVKTILTLLSNADHELFRNFPSAVHIDGKALPHEGHVLIIASSLKKFVFGFDMYAEDTIPGKSFNAIYLREDYIKKSRHKLPLGLYKSLKSDKEGNFINKSVESLRVERNRGYIIDGEIFKNDDPTNVTIEPGPTLNIFSFQGEKEVNI from the coding sequence ATGAAGAAGATAGGAATAATTCTTAACCCGTCCGCCAAGATAAACAGCAGGAAAACAGCGGTCGTTCTCGACGCTATAAGCGGAATTTTCGGTGATAAGGCGCTCGTACGCACTACTCGGAGCAAAAACGAACTGCCCCGGGTAATAAAGGAATTCACCGGCGAGGGTATAAGGATATTACTAATCAGCGGCGGGGACGGGACCCTTTGCAACGTCATTTCGGATTACATAAAAATATCGGGCGAAGAAGAACTGCCAGTAGTGGTTCCGCTTATGGGGGGGACTATCAATATGATAGGGGCGGACGCGGGCCTGAGGGATAACCAGCTTACGTTGTGCAAAAAGATAAAAGACAGGGTGAGCGGCAACGGAAGCATAGCGGTCACGGAGAGGGGGCTCCTCAGGATAAAGGACGATAAACTACCCGAGCCGGTCTATGGATTTTCCTGGATAGACGGGCTTCTTTACAGATTTCTCCTCGACTATTACAATCAGGGCGCCGGAATTCAGGTAGCGTCTATCATGACCGTAAAAACGATCCTGACTCTGCTCTCTAACGCGGACCACGAGCTCTTTAGAAATTTCCCGTCCGCGGTCCACATAGACGGGAAGGCGCTGCCCCATGAAGGGCATGTGCTGATCATAGCGTCAAGCCTTAAAAAGTTCGTATTCGGATTCGATATGTACGCTGAGGACACCATTCCGGGAAAATCATTCAACGCTATCTATCTGAGGGAAGACTATATTAAGAAATCCCGCCACAAGCTCCCGCTCGGCCTCTACAAGAGCCTGAAATCAGACAAAGAGGGAAACTTTATAAATAAATCCGTAGAATCCCTCCGTGTGGAACGAAACAGAGGGTATATAATAGACGGGGAGATATTCAAGAATGACGATCCGACTAATGTGACGATCGAGCCTGGACCAACTTTAAACATATTCTCTTTTCAGGGAGAAAAAGAGGTTAATATTTAA
- a CDS encoding adenine phosphoribosyltransferase has protein sequence MPNLKEFIRDIPDFPKEGIIFHDITPLLQNAKAFESAIERMAQMLDGIEIDYLVGIESRGFIFASALAMKLGMGLIIVRKPGKLPYVTINASYNLEYGSDSLEVHRDAIHEGSKVILIDDLLATGGTAQAAGDLVEKLGGEIIGYSFLIELTELGGKEKLAPHTVWSLMKYPA, from the coding sequence ATGCCTAACCTAAAAGAATTCATACGGGACATTCCGGATTTCCCGAAGGAGGGGATAATATTTCACGATATCACACCGCTCCTTCAAAACGCAAAAGCGTTTGAAAGCGCAATAGAGCGGATGGCCCAAATGCTCGACGGCATTGAAATAGACTATCTGGTCGGCATTGAATCCCGCGGGTTTATTTTCGCGTCGGCTCTGGCGATGAAGCTCGGGATGGGCCTGATAATAGTGAGAAAACCGGGGAAGCTCCCCTACGTAACGATAAACGCCTCCTATAACCTTGAGTACGGAAGCGATTCCCTTGAGGTACACAGAGACGCCATACACGAGGGCAGCAAGGTTATACTGATAGACGACCTGCTCGCGACCGGCGGAACGGCACAGGCGGCGGGTGACCTTGTGGAGAAGCTTGGGGGGGAGATTATAGGGTACAGCTTTCTGATCGAGCTTACAGAGTTAGGAGGAAAAGAAAAACTAGCCCCGCATACTGTGTGGTCTTTAATGAAATATCCGGCATGA
- a CDS encoding LysM peptidoglycan-binding domain-containing M23 family metallopeptidase gives MQKVPGKLWIWLSGSLLVLLIGACAKSAPPPPPSIPEADIEDINRCLTKSLSFTEGYNYHVLAEGETLYRLSRMYDTTIEELIEINGIIDHTDIPAGTRLKVPGVVISSGLMWPVPGKISSGYGKRGRRFHWGIDIPAPRGTPIRAASDGLVLASADRVKGYSGYGRIVIIEHGRGIRTLYAHNSKNHVKAGTCIKAGEVLGRVGATGRATGNHLHFEVRKDGRPVNPLNYLH, from the coding sequence ATGCAGAAAGTCCCGGGGAAGCTGTGGATATGGCTATCAGGATCTCTTCTAGTCTTGCTGATAGGGGCATGCGCTAAAAGCGCTCCTCCGCCGCCGCCTTCCATACCCGAGGCGGACATAGAGGATATAAACAGATGCCTGACAAAGAGCCTTTCGTTTACTGAAGGGTACAATTACCACGTACTTGCGGAAGGAGAGACTTTATATAGATTATCCAGAATGTACGACACGACGATCGAGGAGCTAATCGAGATAAACGGGATAATAGACCATACGGACATCCCCGCAGGGACGAGGCTCAAAGTGCCGGGGGTCGTCATTTCATCAGGTCTGATGTGGCCCGTGCCCGGCAAGATATCCTCAGGATACGGAAAACGGGGGAGGAGATTTCACTGGGGAATAGACATACCCGCGCCCAGGGGCACTCCGATCAGGGCCGCCTCCGACGGGTTGGTACTGGCAAGCGCGGACAGGGTAAAGGGTTATTCGGGATACGGGAGGATCGTGATAATCGAGCACGGACGGGGAATAAGGACGCTTTACGCTCACAACAGCAAAAACCACGTAAAGGCGGGAACATGCATAAAGGCGGGGGAAGTGCTCGGAAGGGTCGGCGCCACGGGGAGAGCTACGGGAAACCATCTTCACTTCGAGGTAAGGAAAGACGGCAGGCCGGTAAATCCGTTAAATTACCTGCACTGA
- a CDS encoding TIGR00725 family protein: MRLGENGNIICLDMQTVIGVIGRGVASEEELNTAYEVGREIAKRDIVLVSGGMGGVMEAACRGAKTEGGLTVGIIPGIEKGEANPYVDIPVVTGMGHGRNIIVVHSSDAIIAIGGSYGTLSEIAFALRLRIPIIGINTWDVSSEIKNAESPGEAVDMAIRISSSLADRGMR, translated from the coding sequence TTGAGACTCGGAGAGAATGGAAATATAATCTGTCTCGATATGCAAACCGTAATAGGCGTAATAGGCAGAGGAGTCGCTTCAGAGGAAGAACTGAATACGGCATATGAGGTAGGCAGGGAAATAGCAAAAAGAGATATTGTTCTCGTCTCAGGCGGGATGGGCGGCGTCATGGAGGCTGCCTGCAGGGGCGCAAAAACAGAAGGCGGATTGACCGTCGGAATTATCCCCGGCATAGAGAAGGGCGAAGCTAACCCCTATGTCGATATACCCGTTGTAACGGGCATGGGCCACGGCAGAAACATCATTGTCGTCCACTCAAGTGATGCTATCATTGCAATAGGAGGGAGCTACGGTACATTATCGGAAATAGCCTTCGCTCTCAGGCTTCGGATTCCGATAATAGGAATAAATACTTGGGATGTATCATCCGAAATCAAAAATGCAGAAAGTCCCGGGGAAGCTGTGGATATGGCTATCAGGATCTCTTCTAGTCTTGCTGATAGGGGCATGCGCTAA